A region of Ignatzschineria larvae DSM 13226 DNA encodes the following proteins:
- the secE gene encoding preprotein translocase subunit SecE: MNTKKKPADTKAVKTAPKKAVVNSTKGQEIKNEGKGLMWLSLLIVLAGVFTYYYFEGVNSLYAFGALLVGLVAGVGLFLTSPKGKQLITFFKEARIELRRVVWPTMDETRKMTLLVVIVMAVTLLFLMLVDFIIKNIISLILSFS; this comes from the coding sequence ATGAATACAAAGAAAAAACCTGCTGATACAAAGGCAGTAAAGACGGCTCCTAAAAAAGCAGTGGTAAATTCAACTAAAGGGCAAGAGATAAAAAATGAGGGTAAAGGGCTAATGTGGCTCTCGTTACTCATTGTTTTAGCAGGTGTGTTTACCTACTATTATTTTGAGGGGGTAAATAGCTTGTATGCATTTGGTGCATTACTTGTCGGTTTAGTTGCCGGTGTCGGTCTCTTCCTTACCTCTCCTAAAGGGAAGCAACTCATTACTTTCTTTAAAGAGGCAAGAATTGAGTTGCGCCGAGTTGTATGGCCAACAATGGATGAAACAAGAAAAATGACATTGCTTGTAGTGATTGTTATGGCTGTGACATTGTTATTTTTGATGTTAGTTGATTTTATTATTAAAAATATCATCTCATTGATATTGTCATTTTCGTAG